In Sideroxyarcus emersonii, one DNA window encodes the following:
- a CDS encoding efflux RND transporter periplasmic adaptor subunit — MSDNHPQPALSGRRLRLAGGIFAAVAVTIAVVGIYMRIDHANDLEKAVESQHVTVKVVSPQFGPSTQELILPGNVRADLDAPIYARVSGYLKTWETDIGARVKKGQLLGEIETPELDQQIMRARADVASAQSNWEIADVTAKRWQNLVASDSVSRQESDEKTADAKSKRDILNAAKANLDSLLASQSFQRIVAPFDGVVTERNTDIGKLINPGSNNGQALFRVVDNRRLRIYTEVPQSFAYLIKQKMPVKIYFPELPGQPFTASVLSTANAIRESSRTTTVELLMDNKNGKVFSGSYAEVHFDLPSSAQIYRLPVSALLFRKDGLEVATVGPDNRVVLKSITLARDLGRVVEVSSGIESSDRVIDSPNDSIVQGDIVRIQGADAQAGDHKKEAAP, encoded by the coding sequence ATGTCTGATAACCATCCTCAACCTGCCTTGTCTGGCCGTCGTCTGCGTCTGGCTGGCGGGATTTTTGCCGCAGTCGCGGTCACCATTGCCGTCGTCGGCATCTACATGCGCATCGATCACGCGAATGACCTGGAAAAAGCGGTCGAGTCGCAGCATGTCACGGTGAAGGTCGTGTCGCCGCAGTTCGGTCCCAGCACGCAGGAACTGATCCTGCCGGGAAATGTGCGCGCCGATCTGGATGCGCCGATCTATGCGAGGGTGAGCGGTTATCTGAAGACATGGGAGACCGACATCGGGGCCCGCGTCAAGAAGGGACAGTTGCTGGGCGAGATCGAGACGCCGGAACTCGACCAGCAGATCATGCGGGCGCGGGCCGATGTGGCGTCCGCCCAGTCGAACTGGGAGATCGCGGACGTCACCGCCAAACGCTGGCAGAATCTGGTCGCTTCCGATTCCGTTTCCCGCCAGGAATCGGACGAGAAGACAGCGGATGCCAAATCCAAGCGCGACATATTGAATGCGGCGAAAGCCAATCTGGATAGCCTGCTGGCGAGCCAGTCGTTCCAGCGCATCGTGGCGCCGTTCGACGGGGTGGTCACCGAGCGCAACACCGATATCGGCAAGTTGATCAATCCGGGCAGCAACAACGGCCAGGCGTTGTTCCGCGTGGTCGACAACCGCAGGCTGCGGATATATACCGAGGTGCCACAGAGCTTCGCTTATCTGATCAAGCAGAAGATGCCGGTGAAGATCTACTTCCCGGAATTGCCGGGGCAGCCTTTCACGGCCAGCGTGCTGAGTACCGCCAATGCGATCCGCGAATCGTCGCGCACCACCACGGTCGAGCTGCTGATGGATAACAAGAATGGCAAGGTGTTCTCGGGAAGCTATGCGGAAGTCCATTTCGACCTTCCTTCCAGCGCCCAGATTTACCGTTTGCCGGTGAGCGCGCTGCTGTTCCGCAAGGACGGGCTGGAAGTGGCGACCGTGGGGCCGGATAACCGGGTTGTACTCAAATCCATCACCCTGGCGCGCGACCTTGGGCGCGTGGTGGAAGTGTCCAGCGGGATCGAAAGCAGCGACCGTGTGATCGACAGCCCCAACGATTCCATCGTGCAGGGCGACATCGTGCGCATCCAGGGGGCGGACGCGCAAGCCGGCGACCACAAGAAAGAGGCTGCGCCATGA